Below is a genomic region from Raphanus sativus cultivar WK10039 chromosome 4, ASM80110v3, whole genome shotgun sequence.
GCAAGTGTTATGTCGTCCTCTGGTCAAATATGTTTTCATTATTAATTTCTTGTTTCCAATTCTTGTTCATATTACTGTTTAAAGTTTAGTgctattatatttaaatttgaactAGAATAATATTTCGGAGTCACATAGACACTACTATAAAAAGCTGACACAAAATGGCAAAAGTGTAATGATAAAATCACTGTCAAAAGTTGTTCAGAAAAAGGGATATCACTGTTAAAATGTGTTTTTGCGTTtactttttaaagaaaaaaaatacttaactgTCAATCGCGTAGATTTTGaagaatttatataatatatttcatcaaTGTAACGACGACAAAAGAAATTCATAAATGTAATACTAGACCTTGAACTATATTACGTTTATATTTACgtatacgtttttttttttgagaaagggtttgctattatatatttacGTACGTAGATGATTGGATACTGAGTATTTATTTACGTATGGCGTAGATCAAACTCTTCGTAATAATGGAGAAGCTATCTGTTACGACATGAAAATACAAAGACACATGCGGAAATTTATTGAGCCTTGCTAATTGCTATCATCGTAGTGTTGATATCTGGATATATGGGGTTATCTGTTACGAACCAAAGTAAAATACAATTAAGTACTGTGTAGCTACACTGCGGCATATTTAGTAAAACATCTAAATATAGTTGTTTATATTGATTAGAGAAAGACTGTTTTGGTACCACCAAACAGATCCGGATTTGAATAATGTGTATGAAATGGATAATTCTAAGTCTACGCATGTGTTGTTAATTGATTCCAAAactttacaaaaacaaaatgattctAAAAGCAAAATGCTTCTTAATGTAGAGATGTATACGGAAATTACAAAATACCACAttctttcaaaatatataaagaaacatcAAATAgtagcaaaaatgaaaaataatattttaatatttatttttgatatcaaggttcatatttttttatttacagccATTTATgtgaaataaatgttttttttgtcatcgtgAAATAAATGTTAGGTATACGATATACTGCTATTACTGATACACACCATATTTTAGGTGAtgattgttttaatatttttttttttattttttgttttttacattttagtttttagattttatttttggtttttgatttttaggtttttgtttttgatttttaggtttttttttttggattttgatttttttggtctttggttttgttgtattttttagtttttcaaaaccaaaataaatacattactttaaaataataaaacaaaaatagaatattGAGAAGTTACTAttggtgacaaaaaaaaagtcaccactaaaatttatgataactacttaaaattttgactctatttagaaaatttgttatataattattttttaattagaatgtcaatttttttccttttcaaaattgatatattgtattaataaaacgtttatattttagttattgtctaataagtatttaaaattattcagtagttaatatttataaaaactaatagaTAACTTTTTACAGTTaattaatattcatataaatatctTATGCTAAAAAACTTGTATGTAATTTTATCTttgtgaaaataatatatatttaattattaattaacatttacTACAAAACGAAAAAcaaattgcttttttttttataaaaacccCTAGAaattgatttttagtttttcttcataagttggctaaaatattttaaagctatttttcctaaattttagggaatctatttaataaaacttttgattGGCAAACAAAATGGTTTTgcccaaaacaaaaaaaattaaaatctaatttttgattggataaaaatgttttttacagaaataaaaaccaaaaactatgTCAAAAATTAGAAACAATCAACATCTTAGACAGTcttgtaaatataattacaagaagaaaaaaagagtaggactgtattaaaaaaaaaactatttatttcacTTTGAACAGAGTGGTCTTAATAACCAATTAACCATGGTCAGCGACAGCAAATTGATAACATGGATATCATCAACAAACTATCGTGTTCCGTaaacaataagaaaaaattaaatgatattggGATTACCAAACTGTTAACATTAGTAAATTCAAAGAACAATTAATGTTTGagttagtaaaataaaaatttgaattgtTAAGTAATTAGATGCTTCTAATCTGATTTCAAGGAGATATGTCGGAAGCACCGACGACACGTGCGGATCCGTCACGTGCGCGATTTATAACTCGTATGTCGATATTTTcgttatatatcaaaattattataatatatttttttacactCCGTATTGTCGATTTTTATGCCCGGAATCAAGGGTTTGACTTACCAAATTGTTACCATTTTCGGGGCgtaatttaaatgatttaaaacattacatttttttcCAATCTTTGATTAAAATCACAACATGTGAATGAGTTAATGAAAGttgaaaaaaggaaattatttatttatttatttattttcttagaaAGCCAAACCTTCTCCTTCATATACCCGAACCCTTTTTCATTTCTCTTTGTACAACAAAAGTGAACTTCTCTTATCCGATTCTGAAGCAGAAACTTAGCTGCAGAATCTTCAGATTCTCAAGAAACCAAGAAAAAGGTTTTTTCGAACAGAATCTTCAAGAACTTATCTCAGATCTACTACTACTACTGTTCAAGGTTTGAACAAAAGTCTTTTTACTTCTGTCTTaaatcttctctgtttttttatttattatcttgaTTAAATTTTGCAATCGGTTCCTGTGATACTCTGATTAGATTAGCTTAATCTTGATCTGTTCTATGTTCTCCTCTCTACTTTCCAAAAAGTTTTTACTGTTTCAGTTCTTCTCAACGTGACCGATCTTGCTTTATCTTCCTCGCAACACAACCTTATGCAGGcttttaaatttgaattgtTATTAATCTCTTATTGGATTAACTCAAGTTTTCTTGCTAATCATATTCAATCTTTCACCGAATCTATCTAAGACATAACCTTTTGTCGGATTTTcaggaaactttttttttctctaaatttttttttccggGAAAATCTCCTTTGTTAGGTATAGAGTTGACTGATTCAAAAGACTTAAAAAGCTTTTTTAACATGTTAAAgtacttaaaacaaaaaaagcatATGCTTTTGTGTTGTGTCTTGTCTACTCTGTTTAAACAAAAGACTAATccttttttatttcattttctcattttcatttgtaggtattattattacatttgaagaaaaaatgataaatgTAATGGATCCGATGAAAAGCGGATCAGAGAAAGGTTTAGATCCACAGCTATGGCATGCATGCGCGGGTGGCATGGTTCGTATGCCTCCCATGAACTCCAAAGTCTTCTACTTCCCTCAAGGCCACGCCGAAAACGCTTACGACCACGTCGATTTCAAGAACCTCCCCATCCCTCCCATGGTTCTATGCCGTGTCTTGGCCATCAAGTACATGGCCGACCCCGAGTCCGACGAGGTTTTCGCCAAACTGAGGCTTGTTCCTCTAAAAGACGACGATCATCGCGAGTACGGAGACAACGGTCAAGTAGTAGAAGGCGAAGGTTTCGAGACTAACAGCGAGAAGACGCCTTCCTTCGCCAAGACTCTTACTCAGTCCGACGCTAACAACGGTGGAGGGTTCTCCGTCCCGCGCTACTGCGCGGAGACGATCTTCCCGAGGCTGGACTACAACGCCGAGCCGCCTGTTCAGACCATTCTCGCCAGAGACGTTCATGGGGATGTATGGAAGTTTAGGCATATCTACAGAGGGACGCCGCGTAGGCATCTTCTCACGACGGGGTGGAGTAACTTCGTGAACCAGAAGAAGCTCGTGGCAGGAGACTCCATCGTCTTCATGAGAGCTGAGAGTGGAGATCTTTGTGTTGGTATCAGGAGGGCTAAGAGAGGAGGGATCGGTAATGGACCTGAGTATTCAGCTGGTTGGAACCCTATCGGTGGAAGCTGTGGCTACTCTTCTCTTTTGAGAGAAGATGAGAGTAATAGCTTGAGGAGGAGTAACTGCTCTCTTGCCGATAGAAAAGGAAAGGTCACTGCTGAGTCTGTTATAGAAGCGGCCACGCTTGCTATTAATGGAAGGGGGTTTGAGGTTGTGTATTACCCTAGGGCTAGCACGTCTGAGTTTTGCGTCAAGGCGTTGGATGCTAGGGCTGCGATGAGGATTCCTTGGTGCTCAGGTATGAGGTTTAAAATGGCGTTTGAGACCGAAGATTCTTCGAGGATAAGCTGGTTTATGGGGACTGTTTCAGCTGTTAGTGTCTCTGATCCTATCCGTTGGCCTAACTCTCCTTGGCGGCTTCTTCAGGTAAAAAAACCCTAAAGAGTTTCCGTTAAGTTCCGTGAACTTctaacttaaaatcaattagCTATAAGTAGATTTCTTCTTTGCTTGTAACGCAAGAAAGACTCAAGGTTgcattttgtgtgtgtttcagGTGGCTTGGGATGAGCCGGATCTACTCCAAAACGTGAAGCGGGTTAACCCGTGGTTAGTCGAACTGGTATCCAACGTACATCCCATCCCTTCGTTTTCGCCGCcgaggaagaagatgagactTCCTCAGCATCCGGATTACAACAACCTAATTAACTCAATCCCAGTACCTTCTTTCCCAAGCAACCCTCTCATCAGAT
It encodes:
- the LOC108848742 gene encoding auxin response factor 16 produces the protein MINVMDPMKSGSEKGLDPQLWHACAGGMVRMPPMNSKVFYFPQGHAENAYDHVDFKNLPIPPMVLCRVLAIKYMADPESDEVFAKLRLVPLKDDDHREYGDNGQVVEGEGFETNSEKTPSFAKTLTQSDANNGGGFSVPRYCAETIFPRLDYNAEPPVQTILARDVHGDVWKFRHIYRGTPRRHLLTTGWSNFVNQKKLVAGDSIVFMRAESGDLCVGIRRAKRGGIGNGPEYSAGWNPIGGSCGYSSLLREDESNSLRRSNCSLADRKGKVTAESVIEAATLAINGRGFEVVYYPRASTSEFCVKALDARAAMRIPWCSGMRFKMAFETEDSSRISWFMGTVSAVSVSDPIRWPNSPWRLLQVAWDEPDLLQNVKRVNPWLVELVSNVHPIPSFSPPRKKMRLPQHPDYNNLINSIPVPSFPSNPLIRSNPLSSVLDNVPVGLQGARHNAHQYYGLSSSDLHHYYLNRPPPPPPQPSSTFPLSQPLGLRNIDSRNEKGFCFLTMGTTPCNDTESKKSQHIVLFGKLILPEEQISEKGSTDTASTSGGSKLSSSDEGSPCSNKAHDAAGLETGHCKVFMESDDVGRTLDLSVLGSYEELSRKLSDMFGIQKAEMLSSVLYRDASGAIKYAGNEPFSEFLKTARRLTILTEQGRESVVA